CATTGGTTGAttcccttcttgtttttgttgGATTCATTGTCTTTTattcataagggcaaaaacgtcatttcataGTATTCTTTAACAGGGactaacggtagggggtccgagtctaatttggtgaaagagagggggtgtccctctaatattggcattctccagggggtggcattgtaaattaccctaataataataataataataataataaaaagaatgcAACTGAAAAATGACAGTGAAATGACAATAAACACATCTCCAATGCCACTCACTAATCGTTGCAAACCCAACCTCTGAATATTGTTTAGAAAATTCTGTGAGTCTGCACAAAAAATTGTGCCTTTAACAGAAAAGAGCCGTATGTATAATCATTACATCTTTGATGCCCTTTGCCACACTTTCTGCCTGCTCTCACGAACAGAGAAAACACCTATTCCAAAGTCAAGACAAAGTAAGGGGCAATCTGTGATGTagaagggaagggggggggCGGGGTGGGAAATTCTGGATATGATCCATTTGGAGCCTCAAAAACTTCATAGTTCAATGTCGGATGCCCCCAACAAAGCAAAATCGGGATCACTGGACCCAAGTGACGGAATGTACTCTGATCCTCTCGTATGTACACTATAGCAAGCTGCAGCAACAAGGTGGAAAAAAGAAGTAAAGATCCTCGAAAGGAAGTTGAAACCAacgtttcttcttcttggaatATAACAGAGTTCTAAATGATTAAATTATGTATATCGAATTAAACTAAGTTTCTCTGTCTGGACAAAAAAACAAATACTTATTTTCCttgattggaaataaaaaatactttTCATAAATTTAATTTCTCAATGACAGATTATATATaactttggaaaagaaaaaaactgttTAAGGTCAAGGTTAAAGTTCTCATAAAGTACAATTTATGAGAAGTCTTCACACAGCAGGATCTAATACCCCTCCCTCAACATGTTGCATGAGTTCCTACATGGAATGGAGGGACTGAAACTTTACACTGGCATCATGTCGGTTGGTTTGAATAAGCATATGCTTCAAGACACATGGTTCAAGAAGTTATAGTTTTGGCTGTTTATTTGACTAACGAGTAAAATAAGATGGAAATTCGATTGTAGTGTGAGCACAACAAAGACTTGGCGAGTGTCATTTGACCAGCCCAAACTGGAGTTTCTTTTTGAACTAGTTCCAGACCCACTAAACAAAGTTGACAACCAGAAAAGGGGGAGAATTTAACTTCCAATTATGATACCCTTTTTACCTTTTACTGTTTGATGAATATTCTGTTTTAGAACCTTTTTAATGTCTTCAGTGTACTGTATTTGATGtgttctttcttttcatattgATAGTTTACACATTCAAGAGAACAGAAAATACCATTTTCTATCTTCACCACACTTTGGAGCATTGTCTCcattttcttcatcatctctGAATTGTCATCCATAATTGGAACCACAAGGGTCAGCTCCCTGTAGACATCACGTACAAATCTGCATATCTTCTCAGCATATTCGAGTTCACCATCTGATATTCGGCCAATCGCCAGTCGCATCAGCTCTCCTGTCAAATCCGCAAGCTAAACCACAAAGTTGAGCATCTTTATACCCACAAGAAGCAAACAAAGAGCACTCTCCATAAAATATAGAAATTCATACAGACTGGATAGGCCATGAGGGCAGCGTACCAACCATCCCGTGTGCCACTAAGATGATCTCATGGATCAAAGACCAACCTTATTCAATGATACTCACTAGACCAAATCAAGATGTTTCTGAACTATGCTGTAGCCATCCAGAAGAATGTCATTACTTAGATGGTTAGGACCAATTGGCAGTTTGAATTTTGGCTAAAACAGAATCTATCATATTATATGGGAACCACCAAATACTAGGTTCCACCCATCTTTCTGTTGCACCATTAACAGCTACCTATTCCTTTCCAGCCTACACATCTAACATCTAAATTTCACCTCCGATTATGAACAAAAAGGGCAGGGCACTTACCCCCAACAGATAATCAAGGATATTAATCTGCAAGGGCTCAACAGATGGATCACTAAGTGGAAGCAATGTAGTATTTATCTCATCAAGGTTCAAGAGTGCCCCAGTCTGGCAGAATTTGCAGAGTGTTGCAGCTTCAACATACTCTTGTACCTGTATTGACCCAAAAGTAgcaataaatattaaattttatatgcCACCTACCCCCAGCACACACACAAAATGATTGAGGAACTCTATATTCTGGTTTCAGAGGTAAAGGGTCCAAAGATACAACCCCAGGAGAATATGCTCGTCTGAGCTTCCAAAAATCAGTCCCTTGAAGTTCTTTTACTAATCGGGACACATACTGATCCGTCACAGCAGCTAGATCTTTTTCCGCCTTCTCCAGAACTTCTTCTCTATTATGTTTACTGATCCTGTTGTTAGTGCAAGGCACAACATCAGCACAAAAAGGCAAAAACCTTTTGGGAAATGCAGGCAGGGGATAAAAAAGATGCAGTTCTAAGAACCAAAGATGAAATGCAAAATATGTGCATGCAGCAAGGAATGGTAAGTAATATTAGTGTATTTGTTACTTTTCACAACAAAAACCATAGTTATCAAATCTTCCGAAACAAATCACCCCTGATTGGATAAAAAATGATGGAAAGTAatataaaatacataaaaagaaaagaacaatagCATAACAGAGAATAGCTGCATTCTCAATAATAGCTGAAAAGTAAGCAAAATTTATGCATTGTCAACTTTTCCACAAAaatttttggtgaaagtttttTGAGGGTCGGCGGCCCACCTATGTGGCTGGGCATATCTATTCTACCATGTGGAAAAGTGATGCAGCAATTCAGGCCATTCGATATCTAGGAAATGATCTAAATTGgccacttgtcaaatttcagctATATGAATATATCGCAGTTAAGGGTGTTTCTtctgcaatcttttaatttgattaatgttAAAAATCGGAAAATCTAATGTATTTTCATCAGTTCCCCACGAAGTGGTGTTTCCACTGGCTTGATCAAAAAATCTggtggtccagagatttaattTTGAGGATTTGTAGACCTCagaatgagaaatttttttatgtttgttaAAGCAAGATAGTAAACAAGAATCATTGAGAGTAAcaagataattaaaaaatttaaatggcgAAAATGGAAGCCTTGGAAAAAtaggtttcaaccaaaaaataaattttcaagcAGGCATTTTGTACGTAAACAACttacaaaacccaaattcacGGGACAACGTAAATCTAAAAAAGATTGCCGTTGCTTCCTTTGCAATGAATTGGGCCATTTTGCAAATGAATGTCCCAACCagaaaaataatcataaaaacatgataaaatttctaaaacaaaataaattagcTATCATTTTTGAAACAGAGATTTCTGATTCTGAAGACATCCTTTATGAATTAGAAACTGCTTCGACTTCTGTTTGTTCCGACTCAGATGCCGAATTTGTTTTTATGATGCAACCTACCACTGCTTCTCAACCCTTTGCAACAAGTTccacaacaaaaacaaaactttgTTGCTTTCTCAGACCTTGTTAGAGAAGATGTTACCCTCAATGATTCTTGTTTACTATCTTGCTTTAACAAACATAAAAAACTTTCTCATTCTGGGTCTACAAATCCTCAAaattaaatctctggaccaccAGATTTTTTGATCAAGCTAGTGGAAACACCACTACTTGGGGAACTGATGAAAATacattagaattttttatttttaacattaatcaaattaaaagattgcagaAGAAACACCCTCAACTGCGATATATTCATATAGGTTTGATACAAATTGAAATTATATCTTTATTTAGGCAGGGAATGGACGTACCAATTATTGCTACCCTTTATGAtaaaagatttataaaaaatCCTGTAAAAGCCCTTATAGGAGGAATGGAATCTAATATGGTACATGGCCATATTtggttcaaaatcaaaccaaattattttctctctatcaTAGACCCTGCAGTTTGTGATTCATTAGTTCTGaagatcaaaacccaaaatttaaaaatgaGATCCTACAGTCATAATCTTACGGTCTTATGGAAATGTCTTCATGAACTTAGTAACATGACTTATACAAAGCTACAACCAGCTGATAAAAgaatagttgagatctttgaaccTCGTGCTTATAAAACAGAATTAGAACCTAGGCTCTTAAATTGGCATGACTTAAAGATCTCAGAAAACTGGCTTTTGACAGACATCCTGCCAAAACCTCAAGCACTGCCAAGAATTCCCCAAACCTTTGATATCTTGGCTTCGGGAGATACTCTATATCTCAAaagaagattttccttttctacCCCCAGTGAAGGatcttcttcgtcatcctcTGTCCAAGGAAGGAATTCAATTTCTAAATATCCTCCTTATAATCGTCAACTTTTTAGAAACTATGATCCCATGCAGTCTTCTAAACAATCAGATACCCAATCTAAAGCCGAATCAAATATGCTTTCTTATTATAAATGAGTTGGAAGATaacaaaggagaaagaagaactCATATTGTCATTAAATCAAGGAAATAAACATATTTATGTAAAAGGTATCTTTAAATTCCCACAATTTGAAGAATACAACCTTGATatctgatgagcacaataatgtgtgaaatcttagggatataagtgtacattttgccccactttggatagcactacttttatttttctttttttctttagtttccaagtctataagaaaaagtgcttaaagtgaatcaagaaccggtccaagcttgaactaacttgtccaaaggtgggacccactcattggtaccacatcctctctcctacaaaatcctgaaaataattttctctccttgccacctcacaagatcttgaagatgctatgcagagattcctttctgatttaatcaagattgcaagatattggttaatattgcagggaaggaatagaatttattaattttggaaacatattctctctttcctcacacaatatctcagagaatgaggatttttacccagatttaattttatttaattttctttcttttcttaaagaagacttgtagaaagAAGGAgacaagaccaaagccctataaaagccccttcctcccccctcctattttttattattccccttagtttattttctagtttatgcttagttctcttctctctctccctctctcactctctttagttttagttcttctttatttttgctttaatcacttttgtaatagctttttatgtcaattaatgcaagcactcttttattcttattcagccttttatgtttatgatttatgcaattgagttgtaatttttaaagttatagttccaggcttagatctaggtgacgagatcacgagccgtggagcatctttttttttcaagttcagttttttttttcaagatttgttttcNNNNNNNNNNNNNNNNNNNNCAAGTTGTccagggttttcaaaaaatttagcAACTTATATGTGCCTAGCCTCAAGCTTGGGCTTTCCTTCAACATTACCTACTTCTTTGGAGTGGGAAAGCCCTTGGAATCATGGGTGGAACATGCTCCAGCTCCAATTAAGATAATTTTGGAAGAATTTACAAAGATTAGaggaaaattgagaaatttaaTCAATTTCTACTTAAAAAATTCAGCAAGCAACAAATGAGTGAACAAACCTCATAATTTGCTGAATTTAACTGCAAATCTCAACTCTAATTAGCAAATCCCTAACGTGTATAGACACTTCTTTAATTTTAAGGCTCATATAGATGGGTTAGAGTGGGCTTGGGTCTCTGAACCCACTTTGAACTGAGAATTGCAGCAACTGGGAGTTGCAACTCATCTCTGGGAACCTACTGCTGAACTCAATTGCTTCATACAAATATATCCTAGCATACTACTATCCAATTCAGGGAAGTTACCCAAATTAACCCAAGAAAATTGACTCACCTACACTGTGGATTGACTAAGAGAGTCCCAAAATGCTAAGGCttgctctctttctcttgctttctttttcttcttctttacctccTTCTTTGCTTGCTACAACAACAAGCGTGTAAATGAGagaatttcaaataaaattggtTTTTATACCCATACCAAATAGTCCTTAGGGTGCATTTGGTACAACTAGTGAAAACTGAAATATCATATTAATAGGTTATTTCCAGCTCATGGCCCCATTGCATCTCGACATCTACGTACAATATGTACACCGTGGAAACCCCTATCCACTGGGTAAGTTTGGGTTTTTCTGCTATAGGGCATTAGGCCCTGATGCAGTAAAAGTTGACCGGGTGATCTTCCCTGCaattcctggtgctttggcgaacctgcacagaagagatgacaagggagagccaggccgacccgacgggggactctccgatgcctaagtcagatctttccatagTACATGCTCAAGAGAGATTTTTCAGTAAAATAAGAAGTGAGTCATCACCCCTATGATCAGGGATcatgtcccttgaatgtaggagtggatgtgtgcacgtttctgggtgcatTACTTGATTGTGCCGAGCCGACCTGACAAGTTGGTCGAGTCGAGGTGACagctcggcctgatggagggtcgaggtggcaacacgacctgatggagggtcgagatggcagcacggcctgatagagggccgaggtggcagcacggcctgatggagggctgatgagcacatttatgtgtgaaatctagggtaataaaacatgcattttacatatttagaacggggctactttgggttttactctctttttgcaggttttttattttaaaggctttaaacattatcggacgtcatatctctccaacaacaacttcctagtgtagttggtgagctatggtgtgcaaaattcccttgctcaccaggaggtctcaagttcgaatctcatggttgtctttttttggagaattttgttgaagatttcctacttttcactcacttaaagcactaagggcatgggggtattttcacatcaaattagaagcaaggaaaatcgtggaaggggttcctacgcaagaagagaagaaaaaaaaagggagaaataaatcttgtccaaatcttctctctcctcatcaccaaaagattgtccaaatcacacaaagaaagaaggaaaatcgtcccttgagggagaaaaagaagagaaataaataaaaaaaaaattataggaaatttcttcaagtttatttctctcttctctctcctccaccttagcacttttggtctcaaaagatctcactaccaattgtgggtttctcccttttaggaaaaagaaatttgttaccctacctccccattccctataaatacaactcatgtaagaggaggggagacacttcattcttcttctaggttttcatttttagttgctctatctctttctctagttttctatttctctagctatagttctaggtttatgctttaaacacttttgtaagttctttttattcaattaatgcaagcacttttgtttttgattcagtttttttatttttattgtttaagcaattgaagttgtcattttcaagttctagttctaggcttagttctaggtgacaagaacaagctatgaagcatgtctttcaagttccatttttttttctttagatttattttctctagtactagaaatttcagatttggtttattccagatctggtttttagtattggtagtatctcaaatcgatcaagttttcagttcaagcattgattcaagtaagtaggcccCTTCAATAATTTtccacccccctctcattcccttttctgactaccctttctttcttaatttaggattttaatttcagtcgttacattattgctatccctttcccccaaggttcatggctagtgtatatgttggctttgcccctcttagctatagaaccatcaatttattgcttttatttgaattgtctccatttccctaaagccaagtagagtaacctttgtaagagtgactctctggtcaagtagggaaactcatattatgatgcatccctcgggctaagtagagaaacttacttgtgagtctctctctagctttatcccctttcttttattttatttttatttcagtatttttttccctttattgctttttttaattgcgtgggttatttattttcatttatttatttatttaattttaattgcgtggcttgcgtctttaaattcttagatgacgaatggttaggacgttattttagatacatatgtttaggacggcagttagaattagatcacaaccattaataggttcactttcgcattattaaaagaagcaaaaaaataaagtggctgctctccctgagttcgatccgtagctacactgatccgtacatttgtggttacatttaaaatctcaaacaagtttttggcgccattgccggggagacagcTCCATgctatttttcgctttcttttggtaaatcggagtgttttgtttgctttgttttattttttcttttcttttattgaattcctgagaagatcaacttgcaataatagttgtatcagtggaggccgccatgcctcacagcatgataaagacaggttttgccctgtagcagtacctcaggaatttacctgagcaaccctggatccctgctggtaagctcccaaaaagccaaaaaaaaaaatcaaaaattacataaaaaaaaaagagtttttctttccattcttttgtgcttgtcttactctagttgtggatagttttctgttgcatgagtgtgtggacccgtgattctaccaatcgttgagtaagagtacctattttaagaatggcagaacaacctaagcctactttaaaggatagattctacccagccagggcagcccaaccttcttgcattagattaccagctaccacagggaacaattatgagcttaaaactcaattcatcactatgttaccccacttccatgggctatcctccgaagatgcttatttgttcctgagagaatttgaggaggtttgtgtcctcattaagatacaacagctcagtgatgatgctattaaacttagatgcattaccttttcgctcaaggatggagtaaaaagatggttatatgggctgccaactaacTCCATTACCACATGAG
Above is a genomic segment from Macadamia integrifolia cultivar HAES 741 unplaced genomic scaffold, SCU_Mint_v3 scaffold3109, whole genome shotgun sequence containing:
- the LOC122067769 gene encoding translin-associated protein X, coding for YLPFLAACTYFAFHLWFLELHLFYPLPAFPKRFLPFCADVVPCTNNRISKHNREEVLEKAEKDLAAVTDQYVSRLVKELQGTDFWKLRRAYSPGVQEYVEAATLCKFCQTGALLNLDEINTTLLPLSDPSVEPLQINILDYLLGLADLTGELMRLAIGRISDGELEYAEKICRFVRDVYRELTLVVPIMDDNSEMMKKMETMLQSVVKIENACYSVHTRGSEYIPSLGSSDPDFALLGASDIEL